In the Glycine max cultivar Williams 82 chromosome 6, Glycine_max_v4.0, whole genome shotgun sequence genome, gatttttcttcttcttcattctaaggaatttacttaaaaaatcaagtgaaaaattgtaaaactgaattgaaaaattaacgATTAATAATGCAATTATGTGCATATAcacatataaaacaaattatgctgttattaaaattttaacccttcagtaaaaaaaattaacccttaaatttttaattaatactctGAACTGTACTTactaactaaaattaaaatgcatctTCTTTAAGGATTTCAATCTGATTATTGTAATGCATTTAAGTTTGGTTACACCTAATATGTTTGAAACCGCCagtaatattaacaaaaaaaagtattaatataCCTTTCAGCTTAGAGTAGCACATCCATCTAACAAGAACGGATGCCGCAAAAACCAAAACTGCCTTTCAATTCCAAAACGGCAAGGCAGttcctttatttttaagtttgaacaaaaataaattaaatgttgttgcgtttatttttatttttaaaagatgtcTAATGGTTATTGAGAAAGCATAACCACCAATTAGTACTTACCTGACACATAAAGACGTATGTCATAGTTGGCCTATGAGCAGCCAGTCACAGGCATTAACACTAAACTTTACAAAGtacaatttttttgtgttttttttcttcttttattttggtttggTTATTATCTTGAAATGAAACCAAACAGTCGGCCAATTTGTTTTATCCACTGTTAGCCTTGCACGTACTGTTGTGTCCTTTCCATGGAGCCGGTCTTGGAGTCTAGCTATGCCCATGAATTTACGTTCTAATTTCTAagtttagttttatatttttattttaagttgttatTAACTAGAATATTTGAGGTCAAAACTTCAATGCTTAGCCATGGTTGTCTCATTTTACAGGACAAAATACATATATGGCTATACTTAAATTGGTATATTCCAACTTCCAAGCATAAAATTGCTTTCATAAGGTGTATTTATTCTCTCATTCATATAGTTGTGTATATATTAAACTAGCAGTTAGTGTCACCAAAAAAAACTAGCAGTTAGTTCGCTTGTTGTTGGATTTTTCTCATAAACAGAAAGTAAAGCAACCGTCGTCAAGTAAGCCACTTGATCAGTTATACAAAGtattactaattaatattgACGAAAATTTCTTTggcttttattatatttttgtagaTGTGCCCTGAACTTAATTTCGGCTTAAGATAAACAGCAAAATATAGGATTTGCATTTTTTcccattaaaaataattggagagttttcaatttgaaaaagatatatCATTGAATCAAATAAACGGTTGAGATTTGTTCAATTAAATTCACCGTTGAATCAAGTGTACGGTTGTgattaaattatagaaatacCAATTAAACTCACTCTATCACTTAACTCAaacctaattattttttttgtgactcAACACTCAATCACAATAATTATTGTTTCAATAACCACCAAAAATATGTCAACCATCACAAACGGTCAACTTTCTTTCACCCCGTCTTGCACCACTCATCCGCACTATATATGTCAATCTTTGTGCTTGTAACCTCCCATGGTCATCGCAAGTGCGACCCCGTGTGTGTGGCGCAtctatcacaattttttttttttttttttgcaaatctagTTGTGCCATGGTTGGTTTTGTGAGTTCTAACTTAGTTTGGGCGAAACAATTGGATCTCTTCCCCTCATCAACTTCTTCGTCGTCGTCAATCGACGCGTGACCATCCAAGTTTTAgatcttgttttttgaaatttgatctATTTTGGGACTTGAAACCATTCGATTTATGCATATACAAATCTGAAGTTGGAATCGaaagaaatgaagaaagaaattcaCCAGAAAAAACAAATTCACCACTAACAATTGCATAATGTGACAATGGTTCATGGTTGTGGTCTTGCGGATGtaagaaagagaaagatgaaaggaGAAATTAAAGTGGGGAGAAAGAATAAAGGAGtacaccaacaaaaaaaaatcttgactatcattctaaaaaaataaatacctaACGGTCCAAATATCCTTTCCCACTGGGGGAGACATGGGAAGTAGTCACATTGGAGAGACTTTAGTAAAACTGTGAGTTTAACTAAACAAATCTTAGCCATCCATTTAATCCAATGATGTATTTTTCTCAAATTGGAAACTctccaattatttttaatgggAGAGGATCCAAATTCCAAAATATAACCAagcttttagtatttttaacattttacttttaattttgagaTAGTTGTATGGCTCATATATTTGTAATTCTTACATTTTTTGATAGAATAATTCATACTTTCTTAAAATGAGAACTATTATCATATTATACACACACAGAAAGAGATTAAGAAGGAAAAGAATCAAATTACTTTGGAAGTAACTCTATTAATTACttcttgtataatttttttattgatttaactgttaaatattttaatattatatcaaCTATCGAATTTCAGATAAATCAAACATTTATACTTATGTAATCTTACTATCGATATTTACTATATTACACATTAGATTAAAGTTATTTAATGAAgtattaaatagttttaaatttttatgaaaattgtaaACTTGATCTATTCTATAGacacattttaataaaaaataaaaaaacaaaaaaaatattttaaagttatcttattaaaagttaaaaatcgCTCAATATTCCCTTCTTTAAgtaatttaaagattaaatagaGTATCACATTCACATATCATGTACCAACAagcttatgttaaaaaaaactccTTATTTTTATGACATCTTTTGGTTTGACTATTTGacatttctataattttaatagttttataaGATGAGGGTATACACAAACAtttgttaaactttttttataattttaaagaaatttattatttttaactccAAGTATTCACTTTATCGTTTTAGCCGATCTCACTCAATTTTTGGTGAACAAACAGATAACTCACGAAGTTCTAGCCTgcatgcattaattttttttatcaactgttTGTAACATAAAAAAGTCTAAAGTACTCAACAAGAATCTCTGTctctagaattatttttttaagaacaatCTATAGGAATATTAAGGAGAATTATAGTAAGTATGTACTTTAGCATAAGGATTCAAGGGATACttgtactaaaaaaaatgatcgaaaaactcttttttttatatatattatattttagatatttCTTTAGATATATTATATAGGTCTCGTGAATTGTCCATCCTATTTTCAGTACTTCTATTCACCGCCCTAAAAAACATGTCATAAGGTAGTTAATTATTTGGATATAATTACTAAATAGCCACCATATAATCAATAATGTTAGTAAAATAAGTACAAGTTTTAACACGTTAATTAGTATGActgtgattttattttcttaaaaacagaatatataaatttttccaTAGTTTTCTTATtccattataaaaaatatgtaaaatgctGAAAAACACAAGATCGAGGTTGAATAGTATTTCTTGTAACATGTTTGTGAATCTTTTGGAACCACTTTTAGATAATAGATTAATGTTTCGTCTTTGTTAAAAGCAACATtcttagaaggaaaaaaagtttaaaaaaaaaatagaaggcttTAGGCTATGTTTGACAAAAACTagctgaaaattgaaaaatcaacTTTGAAAAACTAATTGTTCAatagttgaaaaatataaaataataaaaaaataattaaattatgatttattttttaaaaagaaaacaaagaatatgaataaatatattaagaataaaaattgaaaaaaaatataaaaaattagtgttttaaaaaatattatttcaagaagagtttcaaaaaatactaaaaatcattaaaaaaaattatttatcaaataatcaaataaactttcaattaataaaaaaaaataaaaaattaactgaaatatCTTATAAATATAACCTAGTTAGTCAAATACTTAACTTTCTTATTTAGAATAAGGAAACTTGAGATATTAatacaacaaatatatattgGTTTGTCTCTATCTAAAAACTATATCTAATAATCCTTAAAGAAACCACCAACAATTCTACTaaagaaatagaaatatttaaaatagcaTTCTAGATTGTTatgagttttcttttttctaaatcTTTTCAatcttaaaaatgaatattgTTTGATATTTACCtcttaattaaaacaattatataaatgTCGTTTTGTGTCACGTTAGAGTCTACGTACAAATATCAGGtgcctaatttattttaagtattttttgtaatttatattctatttatttcatccatgatttttaaaatactagaGTGTGTGGAATTTAACACACAAGAATATACATATACgataataatcaatattttattttgtataaaaatttattaaagttgtaaattttaaaagaaataagtatTTAGAGAGTTAtagtaacatatttttataacataacaaaacaaagcaaaaaaatgaaatgaatttttttttttcattataatcaatgttatcaaaattaaattgtcAAATTTGTAACTCAACTTTGAATCGACGACACACATAGGTTGGTCATTGAAAAAAGTCTTCATAAAAGATTGAACTCATCTTGTAAGGGATTTTATAACAAAGATATCCCCACCTATGGTTAAGGTGGTTAGTTAGATATAGTTTGCATTCAATTATGGCCATTTGTTGcataattgttattttcaattggAGTTGAGTGTAGTTAACTTTTATAGCTAGATTTCTATAGTTTTCCTGTGTCTTTCTTCATAGATAAATACATGAAGTCTCCTTTTTGTATCACCCATTTAAAGCGTTTGCTCTCCCATTTTCTTTGGCTCATCCATTCCACTTCCTTTGAATTTCGAGATGTTAGTTTCAATTATGAAAGCTTAGGTTAATTCTATTGCTCTGGAAACAAGTGCATATATGGAAGCAAAGAATAAACCATGACCATTGGCCAATCATTGAGCCAAACATGATGGTTAGGGTTGCACCCCCTCCAATATAtcagaattttttcttttttttttaaaaaaaaacctctaTTAGCTATGTGGAATGTTCACATTGCCCATCACCTCCGCCATCTTCAGTACTGTAGCTTTGGAATGAGGATTGTATTTGTAAGGCGCCATGTGTCTAAAAgagttattcttttattttattttttcggaCGAGCAAAAAATTCAAGAATTAGCCTTTATTAAACTTGAGTCtgatctaaattaaaaatatatgaccTAGGACCTATTTATATATCAAAGACCTTTTTTCAAAGATCTAGCTTGACTACATATAGTGTTTAGAGTTCagtcaaaattatatatgatcTAACTTTCGTTAAAACAAGAagagaaaactaaaaaagaaataggACAAATGCTTCTTAAATTTGGAGTGTGCTACCCTCCTCAgcagtaaaacaaaaaaatgttgtaGAATTTTTTTAGTCGACCTTATCGACTACTTTCCAGTAAAGAAAAGAGTGTAGTTATCACGGGGTTATATGGCGCGTAGACTTTGGCTTATCTCGAAGTAACACTGAGCAGAAAAAACCCAGAGACGTACAGAGTCGAATTGTAAATGGCCGCAAATTCTAGGTTGCCCGCCACGTTAAGTTCTACCTCTAGCtgtaaaaagttaaatataataatataaaaaacaacaGTTTGTCActgccacaaaaaaaaaaaaaaaaaaaagttattgaccCACACATACACATGACTCACCCACCACCAGTGTCTGGCCAGCACAAAATGAAGTGTTCTCCTCCGTTGGCCAGAGCCAAAACCCGAAAACACCCTCCCTATTGATTTTGCATAGCCGAAGGGAAAAGGtggaattagaagaaaaaaaaaaacccggtTGATTAGTCAAAGCAATTTGACCGATTAATGCTAAATAGCCGGGTATCTTGGGCCTCACGTGATTCACATCACACTGTGGCATATGATTATTCAGCACACCCATCACCGTTAGATCTTGTATCATTGGTGTCGATCGCTTATGTGGAACCATATGTGCAACGTGTTTCAATCGCATGGATGCGGCGAGCCGTATTCTTTCTTTTACCTTCTCACCTCCCTTTGAGtaccgttttttttttctcctaagaaaaaagaaaaattaaatttgaatatttgatacacgaaaaaaaattaaaataaaaaaaatagtgtatgTATAGTACTGACagtattaaatttgattaactAGAATCTGATATTGTAATCCTTTCCGGTTTGGGGTGTTGGATCCTATAAAAGAGGGAAATGAGTGTTACGGACTTATGAGCAGAAACTGAACTCTTGGTTGTTGTTCTTTACCGATTCAACGTGGTAGTACCCTTGAGCCTGCAGAATCTGCACTTTTTTTGCCTTCACTTTGAATCGGGAGATATCCTTTCCATTCAAGGCCGCAACCAGAAGTTTCAACGAAAGTCTCCTCTCCCAACAAACAGCTACTACCTTCTCTTCTCAACACTATTGGAATCACCATCATCTCAATAAttccctttctctttctttttctctcacaCACCCCATGATGTCAAAAGttgttattttctctttattccTATCATCAGTCCCGACCATGTCGACTCCCTTccgtttttaatatttctttcttgctttctcCTTCTTTTAACCTTTTTGGAAGATTTCTTTCTCCAACATAAAACCCGTGGAGTGCCTATCCTAAAGGTTTAACCTTCCCCTTCACgattctctctccctctctccctcTTATTCCCAAACCAAGCCCCTATTTGTGTTCATTTCGCGTCACATTAGAATAAGAAACGCAATATGGAAGACAGTATCCTATGCAAACACACAGTGCATCACACCGTTACCAAGAAACTCATCTCCCCCAAAAAATCATCCCAAACCAATTCGACGACAGAGCGCAGAATAGTGCGGATTTCATACACTGATCCAGACGCAACCGACTCCTCCAGCGACGAGGAAGGTTTCCCCTTCGTTCGCCAAAGAATGAAGCGCTATGTTAACCAGATTGAAATAGAAACCGCCGCCGCCGAAAAAGTTGTTCGGAAAAGGCCCGCCGGTGAGGCTTGCCGCCGGCCGGCGAAGCTTCACTCCGGGAAGAAGTTCCGCGGCGTCCGGCAGCGACCGTGGGGGAAATGGGCGGCGGAGATTCGGGATCCGGCGAGAAGAGTGCGTCTCTGGTTGGGAACCTACGACACCGCCGAAGAAGCTGCTATGGTTTACGACAATGCCGCTATTCGTCTTCGTGGCCCTGACGCGTTAACAAACTTCGTAACGCCGCCGAAAAGAGATTCTCCGTCTCCGTCTCCACCGCCGGCGGCGGCGGAGACTCCGGCGGAGGTTTGCGAGATGAAGGTTGTGGTCACCGAAGAAGCCTCCGGCTCCGGCTACGACTCCAGCGAGGATCATTGCCACCACAACCTCTCCTCTCCGACTTCGGTTCTCCAGTTCCGAAGCAACTCGAGCGAAGAAAATTCCGAGTCTCAGCAGAAAGCAGAACAAGTGTTGAGAGAATGCGAGGGTGAGACAGAAACGAGTTTGTTCGAGGAAACGGGTGAGTTTTTGGCGCTGGATAACATGCCTTTGCCTGCCTGGGATgacgtgttcaatttcgaaacGCCAGAGTACCCTCCTCTTCTGTTTCAAGAGGAGGAGAATCTGAATCTACTTCATCAGTCCCAGATGTTGGGCGAAACGGTGCAGTTTTCCTCGGAGGAAGGGTTCAGTGATGAAAGCAGTATCATGCTGGCCGACTCGCTCATAGATTTCGACAGAGCCTGCCCTTCACCATCCTCCTTGTGCCAAGTGGACGATTTCTTCCAAGACATTTTGTTTGCTTCTGATCCTCTCGTTCTGCTCTGAACACTCTTAAAACTTACTAAACTGTCATTCGTTAATCGTCAATCGTCCACTTCACGGCTTGCCCAATATTCATGGCAGATTTTTGCTTCcggtggtaaaaaaaaaaatgcctagtttctatttaattaaaatactatatatatatatatatatatatatatatatatatatatatatatatagttttatttgCGTATTTATTTAGATGTTTTAGATGCTCCGTTACAAATAGCTAACGGGGGGATGAGTTGAGAACTTGTGAGCGaagttttgtttaaattttagttatatttgtAATCTTTTTGCTTAATAAGTAGGATCGTACGTTGAGACTTGAGAATGTAATGTATATTTGTCCctctaatttttcataaattgcGTTCTGGTTTGAAGAAAATAAGGAAATGGTGAAGGGGCGCTGATTGCGGTCGGGCCGGTTGGGTGCGGTGAGGAGCAGCAGAGTAAGAGTTGTTTTGTTTATGACTTTTTATGTTATAATGTGAAATTGAGACTTGACTTTAATTAATTGGTTTTGGTTTGGTCTTAATGTTTtcgaaagaaacaaaaaaaataaaatgtttaaaacgTTACGCAGCGCACGCGGGGCGAACAGAAAATCTTTGGAGCCATGCCGCAAAGAAAAAGGTCTAAAGAGAAAAAACGAGTGCGTGTGTGTGTATTGTATGTAGTGTGTACATCAAAAGGTGGAACTGAAGAAGAGTGTATCAATTGTCGGGATTGGACTTTTTCAGTGCACAAGAGTTGTTCAATTTTCGGTCAGGAAGAATAAAAACTGTTTAAGCTCTAAATTTTCTACAATCTTTAATCTGTTGAGCCGTTTTAATTAACTAAGCGctaaaaattttatatcttttcaTCTATTGAGCCGTTTCAATTATAATGATAACTAATTACTAATTAAGATTAAGATGTAATTACCATTTATTTCGGCAAAGATTTTAACTGCCTTCAAATTAAGTTACATTTTCGAGGACTTTGTCTTCGTTTGATATTTTGGCATGGCTCGCTATTTAAAAGTCTTGAATTAATATATTACTACTACCATTTCGTatataaacacacaaaaaaaagtttcaacAAATCAAATATTGCATAAAAATGCCGaataattgcattttttttttggaagatgaatggtgtCGTATTTACcaatttgaatgatttttttttagcacAATTGAATTTGCTTTTACTTATACAAGTGCATTGCATTTAAAGTGTTTTTATAATGGttgtttagttttatttatttatttatttcgttTTAATGTAACACTTCTCACACAGCCGCTTCCCTGTTTAGTTTGAATtgcctttattttaaaattgatggtTACAAATTAATAcgtttatttttgttaacacTTAACCCCCCACACAATACGGAGCGTTTCAAAGTAAGAAGTATT is a window encoding:
- the LOC100807598 gene encoding pathogenesis-related genes transcriptional activator PTI6, producing the protein MEDSILCKHTVHHTVTKKLISPKKSSQTNSTTERRIVRISYTDPDATDSSSDEEGFPFVRQRMKRYVNQIEIETAAAEKVVRKRPAGEACRRPAKLHSGKKFRGVRQRPWGKWAAEIRDPARRVRLWLGTYDTAEEAAMVYDNAAIRLRGPDALTNFVTPPKRDSPSPSPPPAAAETPAEVCEMKVVVTEEASGSGYDSSEDHCHHNLSSPTSVLQFRSNSSEENSESQQKAEQVLRECEGETETSLFEETGEFLALDNMPLPAWDDVFNFETPEYPPLLFQEEENLNLLHQSQMLGETVQFSSEEGFSDESSIMLADSLIDFDRACPSPSSLCQVDDFFQDILFASDPLVLL